A stretch of Desulfurivibrio alkaliphilus AHT 2 DNA encodes these proteins:
- a CDS encoding sulfotransferase family 2 domain-containing protein: MTYIFHKKKFHKEALRFAFWSRSFNFNPQNNGNVAVYPAAGIIYNRIKKSGNSSVLLFLQDALEEKKDWTEGRYHEQKRRATGNTVTPFGLRAKEIFNLKKYYSFTIMRNPYSRCLSAFLQKVAAGKERYRGVAGFGQNDAAGFESFVAFLENGGLYYNKHWWPQVDLLFWPPEYFFYIGKLERLEEELRLILSSNGITVPESLSIKEPHPSEQEQVGKVTNAGQKMARYYTEDLYDRIFTLYRRDFEVGGYHKNQR, from the coding sequence ATGACTTACATTTTCCACAAAAAAAAGTTCCATAAAGAAGCCCTGCGTTTTGCCTTTTGGTCACGCTCTTTCAATTTTAACCCGCAAAACAATGGGAATGTGGCGGTTTATCCCGCGGCCGGGATTATTTATAACCGCATTAAAAAGTCCGGCAATTCAAGTGTCTTGCTTTTCCTGCAAGATGCTTTGGAAGAAAAAAAAGACTGGACCGAAGGCCGCTATCATGAGCAAAAAAGACGGGCCACGGGCAACACCGTCACCCCCTTTGGCTTGAGAGCCAAAGAAATATTTAATCTTAAAAAATATTATTCCTTTACCATCATGCGGAACCCCTATTCTCGCTGTCTGTCAGCTTTTTTGCAGAAAGTGGCGGCCGGGAAAGAACGTTATCGGGGGGTGGCGGGGTTTGGGCAAAATGATGCTGCCGGATTTGAGAGTTTTGTCGCTTTTCTAGAAAACGGCGGGCTGTATTATAATAAGCACTGGTGGCCTCAGGTAGATCTCTTGTTTTGGCCTCCGGAGTATTTTTTTTATATCGGCAAACTGGAGCGCCTGGAGGAAGAACTTCGCCTTATTTTAAGCAGTAACGGGATTACCGTGCCCGAATCGTTAAGCATTAAGGAGCCGCATCCTTCAGAGCAGGAACAGGTTGGGAAGGTTACCAACGCTGGGCAAAAAATGGCAAGATATTACACGGAAGATCTTTACGATCGAATATTTACATTATACCGCCGGGACTTTGAAGTCGGTGGTTACCATAAAAATCAGCGCTAA
- the hrpB gene encoding ATP-dependent helicase HrpB, whose protein sequence is MPSTLPVHHVIPQLRRELARQAAVILTAPPGSGKTTLVPPALLDEPWLAGQKILLLQPRRLAARLAATFMAQSRNETVGQSIGYRVRFESRVSAATRLEVLTEGTLTRQLQSDPELAGIGLVIFDEFHERSLEADLALALCRDVQQGLRPDLKILLMSATLDSEPLSALLDQAPVIGAEGESFPVSIEHLATAAGSFPYPREIAAQTAAAIRRAWREHPGDILAFLPGAGEIRLCHQLLSDNPPAATTIYPLYGDLPLAAQAAAVQPDPGGRRRIILATSIAETSLTIEGIHTVVDSGWQRRPRFDPNSGLSRLTTRRISQAAATQRTGRAGRLGPGHCLRLWHPGEEQGLLPFEPPEILNADLAPLLLELACWGVGNPAELTWLDPPPPGPCAQARELLLALGAVDQQGRVTPLGRLINELPVHPRLGLMLLKAAEAGAGEIACDLAALLSERDLLKGQDKPADLDERLEALRRWRQASARQTAAPDERRRPRQTLASGQEIDHAACRRVDRTASQLQRIIRHQESRGPTLDSGELLALAYPDRIARRRPGMRGKYKLSGGRGATLPTGDRLADQEYLAVAELDAGRREGRIFLAGALNPAALPRLFPEQLQNREELYWDREAGAVKGQSVVCFKQLTLEVAPLADPDPEAVRRVLLQAIKESGETGKNGLSLLPWNDRARELQARLICIGQWQPEGNWPRVDDQYLSQHLEQWLGPWLDGIKTAEQLRKLDLAAILAAQLDYQQQRYLDREVPTHLVVPSGSRRKLAYQPDRPPVLAVRLQEMFGLEDTPMIAQGRVPVLLHLLSPAGRPVQITTDLRGFWDSGYHQVKKELQGRYPKHHWPDDPRQAAPTARAKPRG, encoded by the coding sequence ATGCCATCAACTTTACCCGTCCACCACGTCATACCGCAGCTGCGCCGTGAACTGGCCCGGCAGGCGGCGGTGATCCTCACCGCCCCGCCGGGCTCGGGCAAGACCACCCTGGTCCCGCCGGCCCTGCTTGATGAGCCGTGGCTGGCGGGGCAAAAAATCCTGCTGCTGCAGCCCCGGCGCCTGGCCGCGCGCCTGGCCGCCACCTTCATGGCGCAGAGCCGCAACGAAACGGTGGGGCAAAGCATCGGTTACCGGGTCCGTTTTGAAAGCCGGGTATCGGCAGCCACCCGGCTCGAGGTGCTCACCGAAGGCACGTTGACCCGGCAACTGCAGTCCGACCCGGAACTGGCCGGCATCGGCCTGGTGATCTTCGACGAATTCCACGAACGCAGCCTGGAGGCCGACCTGGCCCTGGCCCTCTGCCGGGACGTACAACAAGGCCTGCGGCCGGATTTAAAAATTCTGCTGATGTCCGCCACCCTGGACAGCGAACCGCTAAGCGCCCTGCTGGACCAGGCCCCGGTGATCGGGGCCGAAGGAGAAAGCTTTCCGGTCAGCATCGAGCATCTGGCCACCGCCGCCGGCAGCTTCCCCTACCCTCGGGAAATCGCCGCCCAAACCGCCGCCGCCATCCGCCGGGCCTGGCGGGAGCACCCCGGCGACATCCTGGCCTTTCTGCCCGGAGCCGGAGAAATCAGGTTATGCCACCAGTTGCTGAGCGATAATCCGCCGGCGGCGACGACAATTTACCCCCTCTACGGCGATCTGCCTCTGGCCGCCCAGGCGGCGGCGGTGCAACCGGACCCCGGCGGCCGGCGGCGGATTATTCTGGCCACCTCCATTGCCGAGACCAGCCTTACCATTGAAGGTATTCACACCGTGGTGGACAGCGGCTGGCAGCGCCGTCCCCGGTTCGACCCCAACAGCGGTTTAAGCCGCCTGACCACCCGCCGCATCTCGCAAGCCGCCGCCACCCAGCGAACCGGCCGGGCCGGGCGGCTGGGTCCCGGCCACTGCCTGCGCCTGTGGCACCCCGGCGAAGAACAAGGCCTGCTGCCCTTTGAACCGCCGGAAATCCTCAATGCCGATCTGGCCCCCCTGCTGCTGGAACTGGCCTGCTGGGGGGTGGGCAACCCCGCTGAACTGACCTGGCTTGACCCACCGCCTCCCGGCCCCTGCGCCCAGGCCCGGGAACTGCTGCTTGCCCTGGGGGCCGTCGATCAACAAGGGCGGGTCACCCCTCTGGGGCGCCTAATCAACGAACTACCCGTGCATCCGCGCCTGGGGTTGATGCTGCTCAAGGCCGCCGAGGCGGGGGCCGGAGAGATCGCCTGCGACCTGGCGGCGCTGCTGTCGGAACGGGATCTGCTTAAAGGGCAGGATAAACCGGCCGATCTTGATGAGCGCCTGGAGGCCCTGCGCCGCTGGCGCCAAGCAAGCGCCCGCCAGACGGCGGCTCCTGATGAACGGCGACGGCCACGGCAAACCTTAGCCAGCGGGCAGGAAATCGACCACGCGGCCTGCCGGCGGGTTGACCGCACCGCCAGCCAATTACAACGAATCATTCGCCACCAGGAAAGCCGCGGCCCAACCCTGGACAGCGGGGAACTGCTGGCCCTGGCCTATCCCGACCGCATCGCCCGGAGGCGCCCCGGCATGCGGGGCAAATACAAGCTCAGCGGCGGTCGCGGCGCCACTCTACCCACCGGTGACCGCCTGGCCGACCAGGAATACCTGGCGGTGGCAGAGCTGGACGCCGGCCGCCGCGAAGGCCGGATTTTCCTGGCCGGCGCCCTTAACCCCGCCGCCCTGCCCCGCCTCTTTCCGGAACAGCTGCAAAACCGGGAAGAGCTTTACTGGGACCGCGAGGCCGGCGCCGTTAAGGGGCAAAGCGTGGTATGCTTCAAACAGTTGACCCTGGAAGTCGCCCCCTTGGCCGACCCGGACCCGGAAGCGGTGCGCCGGGTTTTGCTGCAGGCGATCAAGGAAAGTGGGGAAACGGGGAAAAACGGGCTGTCGTTGCTGCCCTGGAATGACCGGGCCCGGGAATTACAGGCCCGGCTGATCTGTATCGGCCAGTGGCAGCCGGAGGGTAACTGGCCCCGGGTGGATGATCAATACTTAAGCCAGCACCTGGAGCAGTGGCTGGGACCATGGCTGGACGGAATTAAAACCGCCGAGCAACTGCGCAAGCTCGACCTGGCCGCCATCCTGGCCGCCCAGCTCGATTACCAGCAGCAGCGCTATTTAGACCGCGAGGTTCCCACCCATTTAGTGGTGCCCAGCGGCAGTCGCCGCAAGCTGGCCTACCAACCCGACCGGCCACCGGTGCTGGCCGTTCGCCTGCAGGAGATGTTCGGTCTGGAAGATACCCCCATGATTGCCCAGGGACGGGTGCCGGTGCTGCTGCACCTGCTCTCTCCCGCCGGCCGACCGGTGCAAATTACCACCGACCTGCGCGGCTTCTGGGACAGCGGCTACCATCAGGTGAAAAAAGAACTGCAGGGGCGCTACCCCAAGCACCACTGGCCGGACGACCCCCGCCAGGCAGCGCCCACCGCCCGCGCCAAACCGCGTGGGTAA
- a CDS encoding DUF4198 domain-containing protein: MRLLSKTLAVMTLVVVVGTFSTVEAHEIKLYLEQKAKVNEPVRIEFALGHFPDIFDHEHPFFQQVGASKLVVLDQNGAVFPLDYQRQDDRYVAEFTPKREGVYWVVNHVTRGVVDRSGSNPPAGMQLRYYDAKAPLVVGGGRPPQAWPTFLHVGVQSTANMPARVGDTFSGQVTYRGEKVADQAVMLVSPSERARELVTDANGRVEATLNEPGTWLIKTTMVDPQRSGVYGGAAYDRVRYNSSMYLEISE, encoded by the coding sequence ATGAGGCTGTTGTCCAAAACCCTGGCAGTTATGACCCTGGTTGTTGTGGTGGGCACTTTTAGTACGGTTGAAGCCCATGAAATAAAGCTTTACCTGGAGCAGAAAGCAAAGGTGAACGAGCCGGTGCGCATCGAGTTTGCCCTGGGCCACTTTCCCGACATCTTTGACCATGAACATCCCTTTTTCCAGCAGGTGGGAGCCTCCAAACTGGTGGTGCTGGATCAGAACGGGGCGGTGTTTCCGCTGGATTATCAGCGGCAAGATGATCGTTACGTGGCTGAATTTACTCCAAAGCGGGAAGGGGTTTACTGGGTGGTAAACCATGTTACCAGGGGAGTGGTGGACCGCAGCGGCAGTAATCCGCCGGCGGGTATGCAACTGCGCTATTACGACGCCAAGGCGCCCCTGGTGGTGGGTGGCGGTCGGCCTCCCCAGGCCTGGCCCACCTTCCTGCACGTGGGAGTACAGAGCACCGCTAACATGCCTGCCAGGGTGGGGGACACCTTCAGCGGCCAGGTAACTTATCGGGGAGAAAAGGTGGCCGACCAGGCGGTGATGCTGGTCAGCCCCTCCGAGCGCGCCCGGGAACTGGTGACCGACGCCAACGGCCGCGTGGAGGCAACGCTTAACGAGCCGGGTACCTGGCTGATCAAGACAACCATGGTTGACCCGCAACGCTCCGGCGTTTACGGTGGGGCAGCTTACGATCGGGTTCGCTACAACTCTTCCATGTATCTGGAAATCAGCGAATAA
- the pgl gene encoding 6-phosphogluconolactonase produces the protein MEIKKFANTDQMAQAAAELVLTSALAAVIERGVFSLVLAGGGTPLPLYRRLAAPPFLAQMPWELTHLFQGDERCLPPEHPDSNFGRAAATLLAPGQVPADNIHRMTGEDPDPKRAAAAYQRQIEDFCRDFAVNSFDLVLLGMGSDGHIASLFPGSALLAEQDRLVAAETEPAGNPPVPRLTLTLPAINSARRVLLLTSGPEKEKIMNEIIADRQAAAARYPAARVMPSQEFYWLRTISDE, from the coding sequence ATGGAAATTAAAAAATTTGCCAATACCGACCAGATGGCCCAGGCTGCCGCCGAATTGGTGCTGACCAGCGCCCTGGCGGCGGTGATCGAGCGGGGGGTTTTCTCTCTGGTGCTGGCCGGCGGCGGCACCCCTCTGCCCCTGTACCGGCGCCTGGCCGCCCCGCCCTTCCTGGCGCAAATGCCCTGGGAGTTAACCCATCTTTTCCAGGGCGACGAACGCTGCCTGCCGCCGGAGCACCCGGACAGCAACTTCGGCCGCGCCGCCGCCACCCTGCTGGCCCCCGGCCAGGTGCCGGCGGACAATATCCACCGCATGACCGGCGAGGACCCGGATCCCAAACGAGCTGCCGCCGCCTACCAGCGCCAGATTGAAGATTTTTGTCGCGATTTTGCGGTGAACAGTTTCGATCTTGTCCTGCTGGGCATGGGCAGCGATGGCCATATCGCCTCGCTGTTTCCCGGCTCGGCGCTACTGGCGGAACAAGACCGGCTGGTGGCGGCGGAGACCGAGCCTGCAGGCAACCCGCCCGTACCCCGCCTTACCCTGACCCTGCCCGCCATCAACAGTGCCCGCCGGGTGCTGCTGCTGACCAGCGGCCCGGAAAAGGAAAAAATCATGAACGAAATTATCGCCGACCGGCAGGCGGCGGCCGCCAGATACCCCGCTGCCCGGGTAATGCCAAGCCAGGAGTTTTACTGGCTGAGGACAATTAGTGATGAGTGA
- a CDS encoding DEAD/DEAH box helicase translates to MTFNELGLRAELLRAVSESGYSQPSPIQSKAIPVVLQGGDLLAGAQTGTGKTAGFALPLLQRLSEKPAQKSRPIRALVLTPTRELAAQVEASFRLYGKHLPLRTTVVFGGVSIRPQITTLRQGVDILVATPGRLLDHVSQKTIDLSKVEMLVLDEADRMLDMGFLRDIRKILALLPIQRQNLLFSATFSDEIKRLADGLLKSPTLIEVARRNTAAEQVDQAIYRIDKGLKRALLSHLISGQNWQQVLVFTRTKHGANRLAGQLAKDGISSTAIHGNKSQGARTRALADFKQGKVRVLVATDIAARGLDIEQLPHVVNYELPNVPEDYVHRIGRTGRAGCSGNAISFVCAEEHKQLHDIESLLKRRIPLQEQEPGLTLTRSEVDTVRHRTPRRPATPAASRRQRTGGNRSTAARPDAGKAKKPQPGANARSARPKAHYGSSPR, encoded by the coding sequence ATGACGTTCAACGAACTCGGCCTGCGTGCCGAACTGCTCCGTGCTGTATCTGAATCGGGCTACAGCCAACCATCACCCATTCAAAGCAAAGCCATTCCCGTGGTGTTGCAAGGCGGCGATCTGCTGGCCGGTGCCCAGACTGGAACCGGCAAAACCGCCGGCTTTGCCCTGCCTTTATTGCAGCGGTTAAGCGAAAAGCCGGCCCAAAAATCGCGCCCGATTCGGGCCCTGGTCCTTACTCCCACCCGCGAGTTGGCCGCTCAGGTTGAAGCGAGTTTCCGGTTGTATGGCAAGCATCTGCCACTGCGCACCACCGTGGTTTTCGGCGGGGTCAGCATCCGGCCACAGATCACGACATTGCGCCAAGGGGTCGACATTCTGGTGGCCACTCCCGGCCGTCTGCTTGACCACGTCAGCCAGAAGACCATCGATCTGTCGAAGGTTGAGATGCTGGTGCTGGATGAAGCGGACCGGATGCTCGACATGGGCTTTCTCCGCGACATCCGGAAAATTCTTGCCCTGCTGCCGATTCAGCGCCAGAATTTACTGTTTTCAGCTACCTTTTCCGACGAGATCAAGCGCCTGGCCGATGGCCTGCTGAAATCACCGACGCTGATTGAGGTCGCCAGGCGCAATACCGCTGCCGAGCAGGTTGATCAGGCAATTTACCGAATCGACAAAGGTCTCAAGCGGGCCCTGCTCTCGCATTTGATTTCCGGGCAAAACTGGCAGCAGGTACTGGTCTTTACCCGCACCAAGCATGGGGCCAATCGTCTTGCCGGCCAACTTGCCAAGGATGGGATTTCCAGCACGGCGATTCACGGCAACAAGAGCCAGGGGGCCAGAACCAGGGCGCTGGCCGACTTCAAGCAGGGCAAGGTGCGGGTGCTGGTGGCCACCGATATTGCCGCGCGCGGCCTCGACATTGAACAGTTGCCCCATGTTGTGAACTATGAGCTGCCCAATGTGCCCGAGGATTATGTCCACCGCATTGGCCGTACCGGCCGCGCCGGTTGCTCGGGCAATGCCATCTCTTTTGTCTGTGCTGAAGAGCACAAACAACTGCACGACATCGAGTCTCTGCTGAAACGCCGGATTCCACTGCAAGAACAGGAACCGGGGCTGACACTGACCCGATCCGAGGTGGACACCGTGCGTCACAGAACCCCCAGAAGGCCGGCAACACCGGCGGCGAGCCGGCGCCAACGGACCGGCGGCAACCGCAGCACCGCAGCCCGACCGGATGCAGGTAAAGCAAAAAAACCACAGCCCGGCGCCAATGCTCGGAGTGCACGACCCAAAGCACATTACGGCAGTTCGCCAAGATAA
- a CDS encoding glucokinase produces MSATTTKASPAGGQRTYRLLCADIGGTNSRWAFFKLTLPDHDRTGPDQPAATSSPCLLENKQQNWSRGLVLEAEQWLKTTPAESLNDQLRQLYAGGFPLPPEQTDLAVLAVAGPVQRQGRYSKLPLVGLEVDLDAIEQEFSFPRALLINDFTAQALAVLAPPGSQAEKVLPGQAAEAGEGAPVAIIGAGTGLGKALLLPGGADFFAPPASTGAPIATGPKAMPLVIPSEGGHADFPFAGGREQDYLQFLLRERQEERISGNTVVSGRGLSYLHHFLTGKKLEPAAVTATFGPESETMAWAARFYARVCRNFVLETLATGGLYIAGGVAAKSPQLLTHPAFAREFLHSPTMDGLLAKIPVFLIQAENSGLWGAAIKARLMLAQP; encoded by the coding sequence ATGAGCGCGACCACGACCAAGGCTTCCCCTGCAGGTGGACAGCGGACCTACCGGTTGCTCTGCGCCGACATCGGCGGCACCAACAGCCGCTGGGCCTTTTTTAAACTGACGCTGCCGGACCATGACCGCACCGGCCCGGACCAGCCCGCCGCAACCTCATCCCCTTGCTTACTGGAGAACAAACAACAAAACTGGAGCCGCGGCCTGGTACTGGAGGCCGAACAATGGCTGAAAACCACTCCGGCGGAAAGCCTCAACGACCAGTTGCGCCAGCTTTACGCCGGCGGTTTCCCGCTGCCCCCGGAGCAGACCGACCTGGCGGTACTGGCGGTGGCCGGGCCGGTGCAGCGCCAAGGGCGCTACAGCAAGCTGCCTTTGGTCGGCCTGGAGGTGGACCTGGATGCCATCGAACAAGAGTTTAGTTTCCCCCGCGCCCTGCTGATCAACGACTTCACGGCCCAGGCCCTGGCGGTACTGGCCCCGCCGGGCAGCCAGGCGGAAAAAGTTTTGCCGGGCCAAGCCGCGGAAGCGGGAGAAGGCGCCCCCGTGGCGATCATCGGCGCCGGTACCGGCCTGGGCAAAGCCTTGCTGTTGCCGGGCGGGGCCGATTTTTTTGCCCCCCCCGCCAGCACCGGCGCCCCGATCGCCACCGGGCCAAAGGCCATGCCCCTGGTGATTCCCTCCGAGGGGGGTCATGCCGATTTCCCTTTTGCCGGCGGCCGGGAACAGGATTATTTGCAGTTTTTGCTCCGGGAACGGCAGGAAGAGCGGATCAGCGGCAACACCGTGGTCTCCGGCCGGGGCCTGAGCTATCTCCACCACTTCCTTACCGGCAAAAAACTGGAGCCGGCGGCGGTTACCGCCACCTTCGGCCCGGAGTCGGAAACCATGGCCTGGGCCGCCCGTTTCTACGCCCGGGTCTGCCGCAATTTCGTGCTGGAAACCCTGGCCACCGGCGGCCTCTACATCGCCGGGGGAGTCGCCGCCAAATCGCCGCAACTGCTCACCCATCCCGCTTTCGCCCGAGAATTCCTCCACTCTCCGACCATGGACGGACTACTGGCAAAAATCCCGGTTTTTTTGATCCAGGCCGAGAACAGCGGCCTCTGGGGCGCTGCCATCAAAGCCCGGCTAATGCTCGCCCAACCCTGA
- a CDS encoding DUF1992 domain-containing protein, producing MLTAIEIIAERRISEAIAAGGLDGGSLKGKPLVYEDDSHVPAELRMAYKVLKNAGYLPPELETRREINRLEELIAATEDEHLRLRQMKKLKVLNLKLSHQRRRHLHLEDAEYRRKITEKITVGGRATGGQR from the coding sequence ATGCTTACCGCCATTGAAATCATTGCCGAGAGAAGAATCAGCGAAGCCATTGCCGCCGGTGGGCTGGATGGTGGTTCGTTAAAGGGCAAACCGCTGGTTTATGAGGATGACAGCCATGTGCCGGCCGAGTTGCGCATGGCTTACAAGGTTTTGAAAAATGCCGGTTATCTGCCCCCGGAACTGGAAACTCGCCGGGAGATCAACCGGCTCGAAGAGTTGATCGCCGCCACCGAGGATGAACATCTGCGGTTGCGGCAGATGAAAAAGCTCAAGGTGTTGAACCTTAAACTCAGCCACCAGCGCCGTCGCCACCTGCACCTGGAAGATGCGGAGTACCGGCGTAAAATAACCGAGAAGATCACGGTGGGTGGCCGGGCAACCGGCGGGCAGCGATAA
- a CDS encoding NUDIX hydrolase: MSEMSEASQVEEQSPDRLLIMAAGGIVERGRGPELRIALVQRQRYHNDLSLPKGKQDPGESLPATALREVYEETGCRVRLGDFAGCVQYFVGGTPKVVLYWKMQPLGDPDAFQPSGEVQQLHWLPPAEALAQLTYEDEKELLRRVYDLT, from the coding sequence ATGAGTGAGATGAGTGAAGCAAGCCAAGTTGAGGAGCAATCGCCGGACAGGCTGCTGATCATGGCCGCCGGCGGCATTGTGGAGCGGGGCCGGGGCCCGGAATTGCGCATTGCCCTTGTACAGCGCCAGCGCTACCACAACGATTTAAGCCTCCCCAAGGGCAAGCAGGATCCCGGCGAAAGCCTGCCGGCCACCGCCCTGCGGGAGGTGTACGAGGAAACCGGCTGCCGGGTACGGCTGGGTGATTTTGCCGGCTGTGTACAGTACTTTGTCGGGGGCACCCCCAAGGTGGTACTTTACTGGAAGATGCAGCCCCTGGGCGACCCGGATGCTTTCCAGCCCTCCGGCGAGGTGCAGCAACTGCACTGGCTGCCGCCGGCCGAAGCCTTGGCGCAACTAACCTACGAAGACGAAAAAGAGCTGCTGCGACGGGTTTACGACCTTACCTGA
- a CDS encoding transposase, with product MPRTARIDIPHLLQHVIVRGNERRAIFVDDDDRRYFVKRFSALLVATETECLAWALLDNHFHLLLRPHKVSLGAFMRRLLTGYAVTFNRRHRRTGHLFQNRYKSVVCEEETYLLELVRYIHLNPLRAGIVSTVDQLDAYPWCGHAALMGHENMFEQAANEVLSRFGKTIKTARNNYRRFIEDGVTLGRRDELVGLARNKKDEDGMGRDARVLGNDDFTEELLQQTEEEQLTTKVPLEKIIETVCAVLDLTMEDLLSPARSQQIAQARSLICYLAFSGGHSGVAIARKLHLTGSAVSIAARRGKEVIGRHPELSQGLQTILT from the coding sequence ATGCCACGAACCGCACGCATCGATATCCCTCATCTGCTCCAGCACGTCATCGTGCGCGGCAACGAACGACGCGCCATCTTCGTTGATGACGACGATCGCCGGTACTTCGTCAAACGATTCTCCGCCCTGCTGGTTGCGACCGAAACAGAGTGCCTCGCCTGGGCGCTGCTCGATAATCACTTTCATCTGTTGCTTCGGCCCCACAAAGTCTCCCTCGGAGCCTTTATGCGGCGACTGCTGACGGGGTACGCGGTCACTTTCAATCGCCGCCATCGCCGCACCGGCCACCTCTTTCAGAACCGCTATAAATCCGTGGTCTGCGAGGAGGAGACATATCTGCTCGAACTGGTCCGCTACATCCACCTGAATCCGCTCCGGGCCGGAATTGTCTCGACAGTTGATCAACTGGACGCCTATCCCTGGTGCGGCCATGCTGCCCTCATGGGCCATGAGAACATGTTTGAACAAGCTGCGAACGAAGTTCTGTCCCGTTTCGGTAAAACGATCAAAACCGCCCGCAACAACTATCGCCGGTTCATCGAGGATGGAGTGACCCTGGGGCGTCGCGATGAGTTGGTCGGCCTAGCCCGAAATAAAAAAGACGAGGACGGCATGGGACGGGATGCGCGGGTATTGGGGAATGACGATTTTACGGAAGAGCTGCTCCAGCAGACCGAGGAGGAACAGCTCACAACGAAAGTGCCGCTGGAGAAAATCATTGAAACCGTCTGCGCGGTGCTCGATCTGACCATGGAGGATCTGCTCTCGCCCGCCCGTTCACAGCAAATTGCACAGGCCAGGAGCCTGATCTGCTACCTGGCTTTCAGCGGTGGCCACAGCGGTGTCGCTATTGCCCGCAAACTCCATCTTACCGGTTCGGCAGTGAGCATTGCTGCCCGACGCGGCAAGGAGGTGATTGGCCGGCATCCAGAGCTGTCACAGGGGCTACAAACAATATTAACTTAA
- a CDS encoding P-loop NTPase — translation MKIAISGKGGVGKTTIMAMLARQFKEMGKEVLVIDADSSPHMAQSLGVAQPENIRPISEMKDLLRERSGRVEGSAFYNINPQVGDLPERFTIEAGGIRLMVLGAIQSAESGCACAENTVLKRLLTTMLLKPAQVVLLDMEAGVEHLGRGTIAGVDRLLIVVIPSQSGIRTALKIRKLAEECRIKNISYVGNLVQDEDDRRFLAEGLGEEPIAFFPDSREIRQTERRGAAVIDAHAAVADSTAKLAAVLDKLA, via the coding sequence ATGAAGATAGCTATCAGCGGTAAAGGCGGGGTGGGAAAAACCACCATCATGGCCATGCTGGCCCGCCAATTCAAGGAGATGGGCAAGGAAGTCCTGGTCATCGACGCCGATTCCAGCCCCCATATGGCCCAAAGCCTGGGGGTGGCACAACCGGAAAACATTCGCCCCATTTCGGAAATGAAAGATCTGTTGCGGGAACGCTCCGGCCGAGTGGAGGGTTCGGCTTTTTACAACATCAATCCCCAGGTGGGGGACCTGCCGGAACGTTTCACCATCGAAGCAGGCGGCATCAGATTGATGGTGCTGGGGGCCATTCAGAGTGCCGAAAGCGGCTGCGCCTGTGCGGAAAACACGGTGCTGAAAAGACTGTTGACCACCATGCTGCTCAAGCCCGCCCAGGTTGTGCTGCTGGACATGGAGGCGGGCGTGGAGCACCTGGGCCGGGGCACCATCGCCGGGGTGGACCGGCTGCTGATCGTGGTGATCCCGTCGCAATCGGGCATCCGCACCGCCCTCAAGATCAGAAAACTGGCCGAGGAATGCCGCATCAAAAATATTTCCTACGTGGGCAACCTGGTCCAGGACGAGGATGACCGACGCTTTCTGGCCGAGGGGCTGGGCGAAGAGCCCATTGCCTTTTTCCCCGACTCCCGGGAAATCCGCCAAACCGAACGCCGGGGCGCGGCGGTGATCGACGCCCATGCCGCAGTGGCAGACAGCACCGCCAAGCTGGCGGCCGTGCTGGACAAGTTGGCATGA